A portion of the Nitratidesulfovibrio termitidis HI1 genome contains these proteins:
- a CDS encoding TrkH family potassium uptake protein, whose protein sequence is MLRRRLLSPLILPVYSFAATILAGAVLLYLDISHAPSVGDQGLAFVDALFTATSAVCVTGLTVVDTGATFSRTGEWVILLLIQLGGLGIMTYSSLLLFLLRRRVSLTDRLAVGQALMHDASFHLGRFLYRLARTILYIELAAACLLYIFAPQGMGAFGALFHAVSAFCNAGFALRPDNMMAWQGHTGVNLVIMFLIIVGGIGFSVIDELLGAARTKLSRKPYRPLSRHTRLVLTTTAFLIVAGAALIWMAEYFSDYTGLSPTGLVLPALFQSVTCRTAGFNTLDISRLTDFTLMVMICLMFVGGSPGSCAGGIKTTSFRVLAGFVEMQLRGRRQNVLLGRAVDVPTQSKALTLFLFAIIVVTVGTMMLSLTEGGVNPHTHARFEQLDLMFEVVSAFGTVGLTTGVTPHLSVPGKILITLLMFIGRIGPIWLLSTLQHLQSEPKFRWPEVDYPIG, encoded by the coding sequence TTGCCGGGGCCGTGCTGCTGTACCTGGACATCAGCCATGCCCCGTCGGTGGGCGACCAGGGGCTGGCCTTCGTGGATGCGCTGTTCACCGCCACCTCCGCCGTGTGCGTCACGGGGCTGACCGTGGTGGACACGGGCGCCACCTTCAGCCGCACCGGCGAATGGGTCATCCTGTTGCTGATCCAGCTTGGCGGCCTTGGCATCATGACCTATTCCAGCCTGCTGCTGTTCCTGCTGCGGCGGCGCGTCTCCCTTACCGACAGGCTGGCCGTGGGGCAGGCCCTGATGCACGACGCCTCGTTCCACCTGGGGCGCTTTTTGTACCGGCTGGCGCGCACCATCCTGTACATCGAACTGGCGGCGGCGTGCCTGCTGTACATTTTCGCCCCGCAGGGCATGGGCGCGTTCGGCGCGCTGTTCCACGCGGTGTCGGCATTCTGCAACGCGGGTTTCGCCCTGCGGCCCGACAACATGATGGCGTGGCAGGGGCACACCGGGGTGAACCTGGTGATCATGTTCCTGATCATCGTGGGGGGCATCGGCTTCTCGGTCATCGATGAACTGCTGGGGGCCGCGCGCACCAAACTGTCCCGCAAGCCCTATCGCCCCTTGAGCCGCCACACCCGGCTGGTGCTGACCACCACCGCGTTCCTCATCGTGGCAGGTGCCGCGCTGATCTGGATGGCCGAATACTTCAGCGACTACACCGGGCTCAGCCCCACCGGGCTGGTGCTGCCCGCCCTGTTCCAGTCGGTCACCTGCCGCACGGCGGGCTTCAACACCCTGGACATTTCCCGCCTGACCGACTTCACCCTGATGGTGATGATCTGCCTGATGTTCGTGGGCGGGTCGCCGGGGTCGTGCGCGGGCGGCATCAAGACCACCAGTTTCCGGGTTCTAGCCGGATTCGTGGAAATGCAATTGCGCGGCAGGCGGCAGAACGTGCTGCTGGGCCGCGCCGTGGACGTACCCACCCAGTCCAAGGCGCTGACCCTGTTCCTGTTCGCCATCATCGTGGTGACCGTGGGCACCATGATGCTCAGCCTGACCGAGGGCGGCGTCAACCCGCACACCCATGCCCGGTTCGAACAGCTGGACCTGATGTTCGAGGTGGTATCCGCCTTCGGCACCGTGGGCCTGACCACCGGCGTCACCCCGCACCTGAGCGTGCCCGGCAAGATTTTGATAACCCTGCTGATGTTCATCGGACGCATCGGCCCCATCTGGCTGCTGTCCACCTTGCAGCATTTGCAGAGCGAACCCAAGTTCCGCTGGCCCGAGGTGGACTACCCCATCGGGTAG
- a CDS encoding potassium channel family protein, whose translation MVNVAKKLEIGIVGLGKFGLQLGRTLTGMGHTVVGLDTGEDRVRLAQDVLAQVYQANAADIAVLQQLRFQDLDMVFVSVGDSMETSLLAVLNLQELGARKIGVKAASVEHRKVLTRLGVDLVILPEHDVATHVAHRLANPGMLDLLPLGGGVLVQELVVDKWAGRTLLDLKLVNDYGVMVVAVKPAGGKEYRFVPQALETLERGDTLVVIGKQEDVLRLAP comes from the coding sequence ATGGTGAATGTGGCGAAGAAACTGGAAATCGGCATCGTGGGCCTTGGCAAGTTCGGCCTGCAACTGGGCCGCACCCTGACCGGCATGGGCCACACCGTGGTGGGGCTGGACACCGGCGAGGATCGCGTGCGCCTTGCCCAGGACGTGCTGGCGCAGGTCTACCAGGCCAACGCGGCGGACATAGCGGTGTTGCAGCAACTGCGCTTCCAGGATCTGGACATGGTGTTCGTAAGCGTGGGCGATTCCATGGAGACCTCGCTGCTGGCGGTGCTGAACCTTCAGGAACTTGGCGCGCGCAAGATCGGGGTCAAGGCGGCCTCCGTAGAACACCGCAAGGTGCTCACGCGGCTTGGCGTGGACCTGGTGATCCTGCCCGAGCACGACGTGGCCACCCACGTGGCCCACCGCCTGGCCAACCCCGGCATGCTCGACCTGCTGCCCCTGGGCGGCGGGGTGCTGGTGCAGGAACTGGTGGTGGACAAGTGGGCGGGCCGCACCCTGCTGGACCTGAAGCTGGTCAACGACTACGGCGTCATGGTGGTGGCCGTGAAGCCCGCGGGCGGCAAGGAATATCGTTTTGTGCCGCAGGCGCTTGAAACCCTGGAGCGGGGGGACACGCTGGTGGTCATCGGCAAGCAGGAGGATGTGTTGCGGCTGGCGCCTTGA